The DNA region tttatcatattttttttttattatagaaacaTCATACACAATATACtcacaaatattattatgtttatctttataacctcttctcattttaaaatatttatcaaatttttttattatagaaacattatatacaatatactcacaaatattattaaagaagGATTCAAAACACCAAATTAATCGtatcaagtatttttttttttaaaatcaatgatttagttatatatttaatttgtatatttaatatatttctgATAAAATGTacacatattatatttattttaattttgaggaaccacaaaatttgaattaaaataaggCCTCTCAATTCTCGGGTTCGGCACTAGCCCTAACTCGAAGGCTTGCCGAATTTACTCTCGAACCGCATCAAATAGATCACGATACTCACCGTCCCATTATGATAAAGcgaataaatttgattttcttGTGGATCTCTCAATAATAGCATTGACTCTTTGAACTTATCTAAACACTCAAATCAAAAGTAAAGTCACCTCAGAAAACTTGGAATTGCTGATTTTTTTCATGTTGAgctaaattatattaaattcaaatatcaaCTAGCAATAGTGTAGAAAAAtcttttttacaaaatttaatttataaaatatatatatatatatatatatatatatatatataattaatgataactTGCGGGAAAAGAAAGAGATGCGAAGGCAACGACTATATAAATTGATTGTGAAATTCTGCGGCTGCGGCTTAAATACGCAATCTTTAATACAACTTTCGTCTACCCATTTCGTCCGCCCGCTTCTTGAACAAGACCAATCCCGCCTCTCGTCTTCTTTGAAACCCTAGAACCCAACAAAGGTATGTTCATTGACGCCACATTATAGGTCCTTAAAGCATCTGATGGTCtctattttcttcaaatttattGTTTTCAAATCTGGAAATCCTTCTTTTCGCTGAGTTTGATTCTATGAACTAACTTGAGTTTGCCTCTTGTCATTTGGAATTTATAGTCCTGTATATTTCTGAATCTGATATCTGAAGAAGGGTTAGGGCtaattgaagaaaaatagaTAGGAAATCTGATTCTAGTTTTCCGATCATCTTCAACTAATTTTTTCATCATGTTGAATTCTAACAAGTCTTCCTCTTCTATCAGATTAATAATGCTCAAAACCCTGTGAATCTGGATACCTGACATACTATTGAGTTATTTTCAGTTGTTGGATGTTGTTCATACTGTTTTGCCCATTAAAGGAGAAATTCTAATTTTCAATTTGAATGACGGATGAAGCAGGACTAGCCACATGATTTGAATGGGCTTGTTTTGTCTTCAGATCAAACCATTTCTCATATTTTAGATTATGACTAGATGGGAATTTGTTTGATCTTTCCATTTTCTAACTTTGAATGATTTTTCTCCTGTTTTTCTCTATGTTTTTTGCAATCTTAGTGGTGACACTCGTTATGTATTGTGTTATCAAGTTTAATAGATATTTAATGATTACCAAGTTTGAGTTCATCCTTTTCATAATGAATAATTTGCAGATGACAGTTGAATAATATATTTCCCTGGATAAATGAGCAGTATTGAGATGTAGATTGTCTATCACTAGGAAGATTCTGCTCAATTTGCATTAGTATAAACTGATAACATCACCTTTTGGACATGGGGTCCTCTGGTTTAGATACCTAGATGATTTGAAGGGATGCCTAAGCTTATATTTAGAGGCGAAAAGTGCTTAGGGTGTGCTTTTCTATTTGGCAAACTTCACACTGAAAGGAAATCAGATTTTGTTGACAATTAAAGATGacatacattttaaatatgaaatgtttggatgaacTAGACGAAAGTACCACATCACGGGTTTCATTTTCTCAGTTTTTACTGCTAGCTTTTTACCTCAACTATCACGAGTGATCAACAAAATTACTTAACAAAGGGATGAAGTCTAGAAAACAGAGACCTGCACGAAACTCAACACAACCAATCATCTTTTCGGTGCGCAGTTTATGGTAAACACAAGAATTAGCAagaaatttgttttgttattgaGATCACAGTATCCACTAACTGACACAAGAGTGCAATCAAGATCATGTAACGAGTAGTACATACTTGAGAATTAAGGTGCGTGCTTGAAAGATAGATACTTAATATTCTGATCACTTTAGTGCCTGTCCCATTAGAGCTATAGGCACCCACTGAGTTATCACATTgagaaaaatgatttattatgtTTCATGTGTTCTAAAGTACATTGGTCCACAATTTATAAGTAACCGTgacttccttcttcttttcctGAGGCTAGCTCAACATCTCTCCGCCATAGGTAATACCTTCTGAGAAGATGGTGCACCAACTGAAGAATACAGAAGCAGGTTAGAAATTTTCAGGATCAAAAGACGGCCGCCTAGCTAGAAGAGAACCAAGAAGCAGATCAGATGCATTAATCACCAAACCTGGTTAAGAAGAACTCTAGAGGGGTGGCTCTGCTGAAGAACATTTCTTTAATACCATGAGATGAAGTTTGAAATAGTTTCAAAATCTGATCTTATTGATGTGGTTAGATTTTGATGTTTACATTTGTGACTCCCATTTGGAAATACTTGTAGTTTTGGTATCTGTATCCGGATCTAATACAGATAAAcaacaataaaatttgaatgtCTCTAACTAAGTTTAGTTTCTATAACATAGCTTCTTTCAAACATAAAGGCAATTGAGTTTCACAACTGCATGTTTTTCCTCGGAAATGACCTGATTATTCAGTATAATACTTGTTTGTTTTTAGTAATAATTCTATACTTGCTGGATGAATGCCCATATAGAGCATTTTGATTCTGTCCTTTACTTCCATTTTGGAAGAAGTTTGAATTTCCATGATAAGGAAGTTAGTTTCTAACATCTGGCTTCTTTAACAGGAGCTTCTGTAAATGGAAGCGCTGCAAGTTCATAATACTGGAGCTGTTACTGCAACAACTGTACAAGATGTGAAGCCCAAGAAGAAAATATGTTGCGCTTGCCCCGACACTAAGAAGCTGAGGGATGAATGCATCGTGCAGCATGGGGAAGATGCGTGTTCTAAATGGATCGATGCTCACAAAAGATGCCTTCGTGCAGAAGGGTTCaatgtttgaaattcaaactaATTCCAAAATATTTGGAAGGATGTTCCAATTTTGTATACATTGGTGgaatgatgaagaagttgaGATCAAATAAATGAACAACATCCATTTTTGGTTAACTAAAGATGATATGGGGATTGGTTTCCTTGCTTTTTGACATAGTTAGTAAATAAAATTGACTATTTACTCGtctatttttaactaatttctGATATTTTCAAGGCTTAGtgctaaaaatgatcaatttcCTACCATATTTGATAATGATTCTTTTAGTAtttctttgttttaatttaatctcATTGAAACAAGTCAAttacttgaaaaatatttatatttgatataaaatgtGTCTAGTTGACAGTCTTATTTCACAATTGAATTggtagatttttaattttatctatttttttaactaatggATAAGTTTTGAGGCAAGTAGATTTTTTCCAATATAAATTTTTCATCATTTGGTCtcgatttatattatttagctCTTCACTCtcgatatatattatttagctCTTCACTTGCACTTAAGATATTCTAAATCGAATTCATAACTATATTAATGGGTTGATTTctattaaaatgaatatatttgaGTTAAAGTAAATTAGTATTAGTCCTTActcttttcttttataaaaaagaaaatattttttttatatatatatataagtaaacatatattaattaaatatttgattgatttgatatacatcaataattaataataaactattagAATTAGTCTATATTAACTTTTGCCATTTTGTTAGGTAAGcttattttatagattttttttggatagaatttatcttatattaaacttattaaatttatttgttcgATAGATGAGAGAACTAGAGAGAAAATTGTGTTTAAAcgcaaattgtatttgattataattttttgttaatttattacgCAAAATTACTGTAAAAGATTAATATGCAAACTCTCAAATTAAATGCTCCATCAAACGTCCTAAACCTATGTGGTTGGAGCCTTAAGTGACAACTTATGACATGTTTTGTTTGCCCCATTCCAATTATAAGTTTctaattctttaattattattttaaattttataaaattaaaatattaaatttgaactccttttaaaataatattagtattaaattaattaaatgtatctaacacgtttttttaaACTAAGAACCGTCTATAATTTGTCCTTAACAAAAGTTAAGgctgaattttattattttctgtttACATCCATATCTTGTACAATTGTACCATTTCAaacttcatttttaattataacgaagtaatatatattttatgttgatAAGAATAAATCATCTTTACACATAAATTTTTGATCATTAATTGGGGAATATATACCaagttataaattttatcataaatcaaTTGGCTATAGATTGTGCTAGAAATATGAGTATATCTTAGTTTAATAAAACtgtcatttatataataataataataataatattattattcactttaatttttttttttataaattatcaataatataaaacttactatttaattatatatttataaacttaatatatttatttaaaataatttaaatattttattaacttaattttaaatactaataaattacttaaattaaaaaataaattattttaaaataaattatatgaatatattaatttctataatttgtatatatattatattttttatttttgttagcatattattgtttaattgtctaatttttatttattgtttaatttatttcttataaaaagttagattttaatttattaattattttttaattattataaaactaagaaaatatataatattattaaaaaaatgtttaaattttatattttattattatataataataataaaattatataagtaagaaaaaaaaataataaaaagtgaaaaaaatgagaaagaaagaataaaaatattaaaagaagtaatgtgagagaaaaaaatttaagaatataaatagagagaaaattgaatttaaatggaaaatgtgttcataataattttttgtgaTAATATAGTAAATTATTAGGTAAATGTTCAAACACctgtattataatttaattgcgccaataaataatatagatggatttaaatttataaattttgaacatTTCGAATTTGTAACACCACGTAATAGTATTTTAACCATCCATGTTGCAAATGTAAGTTTcacttttaacattttatatactttttattttttatattttgaaaaagaacATTTTATGTACTTTGTCAGAATTCAAAGtccaattttattttgtaaggattaaaaaatcagttttttttttttttatgttccaTTTTTAACAATTCAGAAGTACACATTTTTTAGAATTGAAATAAAGTTAGTTAGCCAACTAAATGaagtaatttaatttgttcataAAAATGTAATCagttaacaaattaaaaataaacaaaaaataaagatataggCAACTTTAAATGCGTTTTTGAGCCGCTTCCAATTAATCTTAGCCGTTGATGTGTCTGTTCCTCAGCCATTAGATCATGgctataatttatatttcattgtCTTTCTTCTTTGCTCTTCCTCTTGAGTCTTGACATGAGGAAGACTTCCATAAACAATATACTAGCTAGGCTAGctaacaaaattttcatttgacCAACAtttctacaaaaataaaaagaaacattTAGAATCTACTACACTTCATATAtagttcaaaataaataatgatgtaTCATATTCTTACacaaattttcttttcatatttacACTCTTTATATCtttatctctctctatataCTAACACAAAAGAGAGTTAACATTATTTACCGAGATTAGTCTCTGATTTATTTGAAACGAGTCTATTTAAATGTATGAGCTAAACACTCTTAGTAAAAAACATTCACATCTTTTACAGTTcgataaaaaatcatatatatagataaatatcaACTTTTAACCAAACGTAGACAATCTTTAtctcaaaatcatatatattttaataatagcTCTGAATCAAGATAATGActctaatattataataacttaataacaTGTCATCTTTACATAGACGCATTGGGTCATCAATTAAGACTAGGGTCTTGCGTCTTGGATTGATGCAATACGTCATCAATCAAGACTAAGATCTTACATTAACGCATTTAACTGGAAAAAGCAACATTCGAGgcacaaataatttattttcagaTAAATAAGTACAAGATCAAGTCTAGAGTAATAAAAATAGCATAgtcatcatatttatttaaatcctcaTTTTCAAGTTCAAATATACCACATTTCATTTCAATGTCAAAATAAGAAGctcaaactttttaaaaattatttatcacaaaCCATCATTTTATTATAACCATTCGAAAACCATCTATCATGaatcattattttatctaaacCGTTATTTTATTTCAACCATTTCAAAATcatccactagtaaaaaaatgggTCTATACCTATCGATAAACCGATTGATAATACCCGATTACCAATCGGTATAAGGTAATACCGATTGGATGTAATCCGATCGTCACCAATCGGTAGAAACTCTCTCGGTATTACAAATTCAAGGTATACCAATTGGACTCTAACCAATTGATATAGGATAACACCGGTATTTTAACCAATCGGTATATAGTAACACTGACTggtttttttcaaacaaaaaaataaatctgcATTCATCAGCCACTTATCTCAACACAAAACTACTACCAAACTAAAGCTAAATATCATTCAAATCGTACCGTACAAGGAATAACAACATCAAACAGATTCAATGATCACAATCAAAAgttcatcaattttttaatatacctCAACAACAGTCTAATGTCAACTTATTAATATACCTCAACAACAGTCTAATATACTTCAATCCACCTACAAAAACATTAGCCTTGCTAAgtctaaaaaattaatactaatgTCAACAAGCTCTCAATAGACATGATACCAACTAAAACATTCCTAATCCTATTTTCTATATTATGATAGAGATGAGTGAAACAGAAACATGCTTACACACATATAGAgtgttttttatatacataattcaCTTGTTAGCCAAGTGATGCTACATAATTCGATTATTCAGTCTtggtccctcctcccacactCATCCACCTTGCCCTCACTTCAAGTCTCCCTTCATATAACATATAAAAGCTATGgttgtgtacctacaccacacaagcataacGAGTCTAAAGACTTAAAAATTTAAGTATTCAAAATAATGCTGTGATGATTTACTTTCTATACAAAGAGTAACTCATGTATAAAAAGATTGCTTGCTGGTAATAAAACAAACAGTTAAGACTTCATTGTTTCCATATTTGGGTTTGTAGAGTATTTTATCATAGTGAAGGTATAATTACATATTGATCACATCTTTTGATCATAAACCTTCAGAGTTGATCCTGAAGGTGAGGAATCCGTGTTTATGGGTTGATCCTGAAGGTGAGGAATCCGTGTTTTGAACCGTATTTGGTTAGGTACTATTAGGAGTTCATCCCTAAAGCCATAACTTAGTTGGACCATTTTACAGTTTGGTTAGACATTTCTAGAGCTCATCTCAGCCAGTAATTTTGGAATCAAACTACCAAAGCTCATTTTGGTTAGCCCTCCTCCCGTATTCATCCGTCAATTCTCATTCCTCAGTATAATTTCACACAATAATTGCATAGCTTAAAATTAAACTTTCATAATAACATATTATACTTTGGAAAACTTCAACTATGTTCATCAATAAAAACAATGATATGCAATGAAAtcttattttaaagaaatatgtaTCATTTATAGAAAATTCATGAACTATATAGCACTGTGTGGATTTCTAAAGATTGTTTTAGAAAAACTTGCCTTAGATTTCGAAATTGCTAAGGGTTGATCTTTGCTATTAATGATAACGATGGTTGTTCTTCAATGAATTCTAAAAGATGTCTTCTTTTTATTAGTGAAGAGAGAAATTGATATAATCTAATGGAATGATTCAATTGTGAAGAAGATAATATTTTAGGCATGGTAGGTGGAGAACATGTAAGATGACTAATTTAGATGACATGTGTCATTCTTGAAACTTACTAATTAAGATAGTTGCCCAATACATGGGCAAGGCATAGCAAGGGCAAAGCATAGCACGTGCAAGACAAATCATGTGCAAGGTAAAGCATGAACACTCTTTTTAGAAGGCTACTAATTAAAGGGGCAtgttcatataatatataatatcctAATTCTAATTGTGGGAGCCCTCCACATGTATATATGATCCTAATTATATCTAGTAGGTCCCTACATCATATAGAATACTCTAATATAACCTCTAAGTACAATAAGGAAATTACAAGTGATCTTTTTATATACAGATTGTATATATCATGTGTAATCAATTAAGGAAAAACATAAGTAATATGCTACATCAATTACTTGACAACCTCTAGCAAGAAAAATGATTCAGGGTATTACAATTGTAATACCAATAGTAAAGAATTTCGGCATCAAAATTTAACTTACCTAATAATAATTCGGGATGATCCATTTGCATATCCTGCTCGACTTCCCAAGTTGCCTATTCGATTGAATGATTATTCCATAAAACTTTAGCCACGTTGATCTCTTTATTTTTCAACT from Impatiens glandulifera chromosome 5, dImpGla2.1, whole genome shotgun sequence includes:
- the LOC124939784 gene encoding cytochrome c oxidase copper chaperone 1-like, with the protein product MEALQVHNTGAVTATTVQDVKPKKKICCACPDTKKLRDECIVQHGEDACSKWIDAHKRCLRAEGFNV